A region of Antricoccus suffuscus DNA encodes the following proteins:
- a CDS encoding ABC transporter permease, with the protein MIRFLIRRLLTGLIVIWLISVIVFGIFFIAPTNVAQLLLGKFAAQNQQLVHTVTAQLGLDQPIQVQYWHFIVRLFHGDLGFSYYSHEPVTTLIARALPVTASLAIGAAIIWVVLGVLIGILSATRPRTLLDRGATLFALTGLSFPTFVLGLLLLYFLFFQLHINGVDLFPGSGYVPLTQDPAGWFSHLILPWITLAVASMAVYVRLTRGQMLEVYGEDYIRTARAKGLSDTRVTFRHALRAALVPIVTQFGIDVAVLLGGAIVTEQVFGLNGLGRMSVQAVVNQDEPVIIAIVLLAAVFVVLANIIVDLLYAVLDPRVRLT; encoded by the coding sequence ATGATTAGGTTTCTGATCCGCCGCCTCCTCACCGGTCTGATCGTGATCTGGTTGATCAGCGTTATCGTCTTCGGCATCTTCTTCATCGCGCCGACGAATGTGGCGCAGCTGCTGTTGGGCAAGTTTGCGGCACAGAACCAGCAGCTCGTGCATACGGTGACCGCCCAGCTAGGCCTCGACCAGCCGATTCAGGTGCAGTACTGGCACTTCATCGTGCGGCTGTTCCACGGCGATCTCGGCTTTTCGTACTACAGCCATGAGCCGGTCACCACGCTCATCGCCCGCGCGCTCCCGGTGACCGCGTCGCTCGCGATCGGCGCGGCCATCATCTGGGTCGTGCTTGGCGTGCTCATCGGGATACTCTCCGCTACCCGCCCTCGGACCCTGCTCGATCGCGGGGCCACGCTCTTTGCCTTGACGGGTCTGTCGTTTCCGACGTTCGTGCTCGGCCTGCTGCTGCTGTACTTCTTGTTCTTCCAGTTGCACATCAACGGCGTGGATCTGTTCCCGGGCAGCGGATACGTGCCGTTGACGCAGGACCCCGCCGGCTGGTTCTCGCACCTGATCCTGCCGTGGATCACGCTGGCCGTGGCCTCGATGGCGGTCTACGTGCGGTTGACTCGCGGGCAGATGCTCGAAGTCTACGGCGAGGACTACATCCGTACAGCGCGGGCGAAGGGTCTCTCCGACACGCGCGTGACGTTCCGACATGCTCTTCGCGCCGCGCTCGTCCCGATCGTCACCCAGTTCGGCATCGACGTCGCCGTACTACTAGGTGGTGCCATCGTCACCGAGCAGGTGTTCGGGCTCAACGGACTCGGCCGGATGTCCGTGCAGGCGGTGGTCAACCAGGATGAGCCGGTGATCATCGCGATAGTGCTGCTAGCCGCAGTGTTTGTCGTGCTCGCGAACATCATTGTCGACTTGCTCTACGCCGTACTCGATCCGCGGGTGCGCCTGACATAG
- a CDS encoding amidase, with protein MHPYELTLTEAAEKIGSKELSPVELAESVLGRIEAVDGRVGAFAAVTADRAMADAKRAADDIAAGNYRGALHGVTVGVKDLVDTAGIATTSSSKTRADNVPNADAAVVERLSGAGAVLVGKTHTHEFAYGVITPTTRNPWNLDHIPGGSSGGSAAAIASQMCHGAIGTDTGGSIRIPSAACGTVGLKPTYGRVSRRGITSLSWALDHVGPITRTVHDAALMMNVLAGYDRADPGTVDEPVPDFTAGLDSGVKGMVFGLPTNYFFDNIDLEVESAVRAAVDVLTGLGAQVREIELPMTETYMSVEFGILVPEASAYHQKLLREKADLYTDDVRVFLDAGELMLATDYIKALRVRTLIQDGWRDMFEGLDAVLAPTLPSTAARVGQDTFNWGVEEPVINAYVRTSAPGNLTGLPGLSVPCGLSNDGLPIGLQILGKPFAEPTVLRIGAAYEAANPSAGKVPTLG; from the coding sequence ATGCATCCATACGAGCTGACGCTGACTGAAGCCGCCGAGAAGATCGGCAGCAAAGAACTCTCCCCCGTCGAGCTCGCAGAGTCTGTGCTCGGTCGAATCGAAGCGGTGGACGGCAGAGTCGGCGCGTTCGCCGCGGTGACCGCCGATCGCGCAATGGCCGACGCGAAGCGGGCCGCCGACGACATCGCCGCGGGCAACTACCGCGGCGCGCTGCATGGCGTGACGGTCGGCGTCAAGGACTTGGTCGACACGGCGGGCATCGCGACCACGTCAAGTTCGAAGACTCGGGCAGACAACGTGCCCAACGCCGACGCGGCGGTGGTCGAGCGGCTTAGCGGTGCCGGCGCCGTACTCGTCGGCAAGACGCATACGCACGAGTTCGCGTACGGCGTCATCACCCCGACGACTCGTAACCCGTGGAACCTCGACCACATACCGGGCGGCTCCAGTGGCGGGTCCGCGGCGGCCATCGCCTCCCAGATGTGCCACGGCGCGATCGGCACCGACACCGGCGGCTCGATCCGCATCCCGTCGGCCGCGTGCGGCACGGTCGGCCTGAAACCGACGTACGGCCGCGTCTCTCGGCGTGGCATAACGTCGCTGAGCTGGGCGCTCGATCACGTCGGCCCGATCACCCGCACCGTGCATGACGCGGCCCTGATGATGAATGTGCTCGCCGGTTACGACCGCGCCGACCCGGGGACGGTCGACGAGCCGGTACCCGACTTCACCGCCGGACTCGACTCGGGCGTGAAAGGCATGGTCTTCGGCCTGCCCACCAACTACTTCTTCGACAACATCGACCTCGAGGTGGAGTCCGCCGTACGCGCCGCGGTCGACGTACTCACAGGTCTCGGCGCGCAGGTCCGCGAGATCGAGCTTCCGATGACCGAGACCTATATGTCGGTGGAGTTCGGGATCCTCGTGCCCGAGGCAAGCGCGTACCACCAGAAACTGTTGCGCGAGAAGGCCGACCTCTACACCGACGACGTACGAGTCTTCCTCGACGCCGGCGAGCTCATGCTCGCGACTGACTACATCAAGGCGCTGCGCGTGCGCACCTTGATCCAGGACGGCTGGCGAGACATGTTCGAGGGGCTCGACGCCGTACTCGCGCCGACCCTGCCCTCGACCGCCGCCCGCGTCGGCCAGGACACCTTCAACTGGGGCGTCGAGGAGCCGGTCATCAATGCCTATGTGCGGACCTCCGCGCCGGGCAATCTGACTGGCCTGCCGGGATTGTCGGTGCCGTGCGGGCTCAGCAACGACGGCCTGCCGATCGGGCTGCAGATCCTTGGCAAGCCGTTCGCCGAGCCGACTGTCCTGCGCATCGGGGCGGCGTACGAGGCCGCCAACCCGTCTGCCGGCAAGGTGCCCACGCTCGGCTAG
- a CDS encoding enoyl-CoA hydratase/isomerase family protein: MGNTSNSDSIGTSRAYKTIIVENGGDGVTTLTFNRPATMNAYTSEMCAEINDALLAFTANDAQRALIITGTGKGFCTGGDLKSSDGAAERQLGHAIVMREGMHPVIRTLHSMDKPTIAAVNGAAVAGGLALAAACDFRIAARSARLGDTAVRVGLLSDEGGPWLFQRLIGLEATKRMSLLGEIYDAEEAHRLGLVGQVVDDDVLIETARAMAGKLAAGAPLSIRLNNRMIDRASTSTLDECLDNAALSVMISNDSEDSREGTDAFRTRRTPTFNGR, from the coding sequence GTGGGCAATACCAGTAACTCCGACTCCATTGGCACAAGCCGGGCATACAAGACGATCATCGTGGAGAACGGCGGCGACGGCGTCACGACGCTGACGTTCAACCGTCCGGCCACGATGAACGCCTACACCTCAGAGATGTGCGCCGAGATCAATGACGCGCTGTTGGCCTTTACCGCTAACGACGCGCAGCGAGCACTGATCATCACCGGCACCGGCAAAGGGTTTTGCACCGGAGGCGACCTCAAGAGCTCTGACGGCGCCGCGGAGCGTCAGCTGGGGCACGCCATTGTCATGCGTGAAGGGATGCATCCGGTCATTCGCACGCTGCATTCTATGGATAAGCCGACTATTGCGGCGGTGAACGGTGCCGCCGTGGCTGGCGGTCTCGCGCTCGCCGCGGCGTGTGACTTCCGGATCGCGGCCCGGTCCGCGCGACTGGGCGACACCGCCGTACGCGTTGGTCTGCTGTCGGACGAAGGTGGGCCGTGGCTTTTCCAGCGGCTGATCGGTCTCGAGGCGACAAAACGGATGAGCCTGCTCGGGGAGATTTACGACGCCGAAGAAGCTCACCGACTCGGGCTCGTCGGTCAGGTCGTCGACGATGACGTCCTCATCGAGACTGCCCGCGCGATGGCCGGCAAACTCGCTGCCGGTGCACCGCTGTCGATCCGGCTCAACAATCGAATGATCGACCGGGCCTCGACCAGCACTCTCGACGAGTGTCTCGACAACGCGGCGCTATCGGTAATGATCTCCAATGACTCCGAAGACTCACGCGAGGGCACCGATGCCTTCCGCACTCGTCGTACGCCGACCTTCAACGGCCGCTAA
- a CDS encoding enoyl-CoA hydratase/isomerase family protein, which translates to MTSVETKPVLLEIDDAIATVTLNRPDKLNTFSEPLMDNLLTALEEVSGNDDVRVLILTGSGRAFSAGGDLGNISGNEGPPKSQTPIPTAINTLRARVRVVQMLHDMPKVTIAAINGACAGAGLSLAAACDIRYASSKAAFNTAFLTAGLSGDFGISWTFQRLVGPSRARELMFAAEKFTAARALEIGLVSDVREPDELMPFVASRAVLMATRSPLALAAMKGCLNGAQDQTFATALDNEIAAHVQVGRTEDCREAASAFLEKRAPVFKGR; encoded by the coding sequence ATGACCTCCGTGGAAACAAAACCGGTATTACTCGAGATCGATGACGCGATCGCGACCGTAACCCTCAACCGCCCCGACAAGCTCAACACCTTCTCGGAGCCGTTGATGGACAACTTGCTCACGGCGCTCGAGGAGGTCTCCGGCAACGACGACGTGCGGGTACTCATCCTGACCGGCTCGGGGCGGGCGTTTAGCGCCGGCGGCGACCTCGGCAACATTTCAGGCAACGAAGGCCCTCCGAAGTCGCAGACGCCCATCCCCACGGCAATCAATACCCTGCGAGCCCGCGTGCGCGTCGTGCAGATGTTGCACGACATGCCCAAAGTAACGATCGCGGCGATCAACGGTGCCTGCGCCGGCGCCGGGCTGTCGCTCGCCGCGGCCTGCGATATCCGTTATGCCTCAAGCAAAGCGGCATTCAACACCGCGTTCCTCACCGCAGGTCTGTCCGGTGACTTCGGCATCTCGTGGACGTTTCAGCGGCTGGTCGGCCCCTCGAGGGCTCGCGAGCTGATGTTTGCTGCTGAGAAGTTCACCGCCGCGCGCGCACTCGAGATCGGTCTGGTGTCCGACGTACGCGAACCCGATGAACTCATGCCATTTGTCGCGTCCCGTGCGGTGTTGATGGCCACCCGCTCTCCATTGGCGTTGGCCGCGATGAAGGGCTGCCTCAACGGTGCCCAGGACCAGACATTCGCCACTGCGCTGGACAACGAGATCGCCGCGCACGTGCAGGTCGGCCGAACGGAGGACTGCCGGGAAGCTGCTTCGGCGTTCCTCGAAAAGCGCGCCCCTGTCTTCAAGGGCCGCTAG
- a CDS encoding TetR/AcrR family transcriptional regulator, whose amino-acid sequence MTQTPARRGRPPGSDTGDTQKRILDSATKLFARQGFHGTSVSEICKMADVQSGALYYHIKSKDELLWQILSSYIANMYENTRRTVAAYDDPEHRLRAMVRDHVTHIIRYRRAVTIELRDRDALSKAHQDEFQQARDDVQQFWQQALEDGVRAGVFRSDDRVITNSMLSMVSLVSQWYRTRGAHTSAEVADIIADFLIAGLQVPPGA is encoded by the coding sequence ATGACTCAGACGCCAGCCCGCCGTGGACGCCCGCCCGGGTCCGACACCGGCGACACCCAGAAGCGAATTCTCGACTCCGCGACCAAGTTGTTTGCCAGGCAAGGATTCCACGGCACCAGCGTCTCGGAGATCTGCAAGATGGCCGACGTGCAGTCCGGCGCCTTGTACTACCACATCAAGTCCAAAGACGAACTGCTCTGGCAGATCCTTAGCTCGTACATCGCGAATATGTATGAAAACACTCGACGTACCGTGGCGGCGTACGACGATCCTGAGCACCGCCTGCGTGCAATGGTGCGCGATCACGTCACCCACATCATTCGATATCGGCGCGCAGTCACGATTGAGTTGCGGGACCGTGACGCATTATCGAAGGCGCATCAAGACGAGTTTCAGCAGGCCCGAGATGACGTGCAGCAGTTCTGGCAGCAGGCGCTCGAGGACGGCGTACGCGCGGGAGTCTTCCGCTCGGACGACCGGGTGATCACCAACTCGATGCTGAGCATGGTCAGCCTGGTATCGCAGTGGTATCGGACGCGCGGCGCACATACGAGCGCCGAGGTCGCCGACATAATCGCCGACTTCCTGATCGCCGGCCTGCAGGTACCTCCGGGCGCATAG